DNA sequence from the Sulfurimonas sp. HSL3-7 genome:
TGCCGCATGCTGTGTTCGCCTTGATGCTACGTGAGAACAGGGACGGTACGATCAAAGGATCGCTGCGTTCGACCGGTGATATCGATGTTGAACAGATCGCTAAACGTTTCGGCGGCGGCGGGCATAGCCATGCTGCCGGTTTTGACGTTGAGAACAGGCCGTTGGCTGAGCTTTGTGAAGAAGTGTTGAATATAATAAAAGAGGAGTTCATATGAGAAAAAAACGAAATTTTGGTTCGATGATGGTCACGGTTGCTCTGTTGGCAATAATCGGGGGTGTGGTCTATCTTTACAACTCGGCAATGTTCGAGCGTGACAAACCGACGATTGAAATAGAGAACAGCGGCTATTGGAACCTGCGAGCTCCGCTTAAGATCAAGATCGATGATGCCAGCGGGCTGCTCTCATACAAAGTGACACTTCTTAGCGGCACCGAGACCTTTGTCCTTTCCGATGAACAGTTCGCGGCGCCTCAAGGTACCCAGCTTCTGGAGATCGAAACGCCTAAACGTGCCTATGCGCTAAAAAGCAAAGAGGTCAAGATCATGGTGGAGGCCAAAGACGCCAGTAAATGGAACTTCCTTGCCGGTAATGAATCAAGCCGCGAGATCACGCTTAAAGTGGACAAAAAACGCCCTTATGTGGCAACGATCGCTGCTTCGTACCGCATTATGAAAGGCGGTTCCGCAGTTGTTATCTTCAAGGCGGAAGATGACAATATGGAAGAGTTTTACGTCGAAAGCAATTTCGGAAAACGCTTTATCGCACAGCCTTTTTATAAAGAGGGATATTATGTGACCTTGCTTGCCTGGCCTGTGACCGAAGACAAACCCTTTGCCGCGTATATTACAGCTAAAGACAGTGCCGGCAATATAGGCAAAGTGAAGGTTCCGGTTATCCCGTATAACAAAAGCTATAAAGTCTCGAAGATCAATCTCAGCGACAGTTTTCTTAACGGAAAAGTCTCCGAACTGGCCTACGCTTACGGTGTTGAAGATGATGCCGATCTTATTTCACGCTTTAAATTCGTTAATGAAGAGATGCGTAAAAACAATGAGGATGTGATTCATAATATCACCTCGAAGGTCAGCGATACGATGATCAGCAGTTTCCCTCTCAACAAGATGTACCCGCTGAAAAATGGCCAGGTTGTGGCCCAGTTCGGTGATCACCGCATCTATTCGTATCAAGGCGAAGTGATCTCCGAAGCTTATCACGTGGGCATTGACCTTGCCAGCAATGCAATGTCGCCCATTAAGACGCAGAACCCGGCTGTCGTTGCCTACGCCGAGGAGAACGGGATCTACGGCAACATGCCGGTGCTCTACCATGGGCTTGGGCTTTATACGATCTATGGGCACTGCTCAAGCATGATGGTCAAGGAGGGCGATTCGCTTAGCTCCAATTCAACGGTGGCTAAGACCGGCCTAAGCGGTTATGCCATGGGTGACCACCTTCATTTCGGTGTGCTGGTACAAGGTATTGAAGTCCGTCCGCAGGAGTGGATGGATCAAGACTGGATCCGTAAAAGTATCACCGACCCGATGCGTCAGGCAAGAAAGCTGATCAATCAACGATAATTTTTTGCTATAATAGAGCCAGAATATTTCACACAATGTGAAGCCTTTACTAAAGGATATATGTGACACAGACCACCATTAAAAAAGCAGTAGAACTCGTCGGTATCGGCCTACACAAAGGCAGTCCGGTTCGTCTGCGTCTTGAGCCGCTTGAAGCCAACAGCGGTATTATCTTTTATCGCAAAGATGCAGGAGTTTCCATTCCGCTCAAACCCGAGAATGTGGTTGACACCAAGATGGCAACGGTGATCGGACGAGAAGGGTATTTCATCTCGACGATCGAACATCTGCTTTCTGCTGTTTATGCCTATGGGATTGACAACCTCAGGGTCATCGTTGATGCTGACGAAGTGCCTGTCATGGATGGTTCAAGTGCAAGTTTTTGTATTTTGCTTGATGAGGCGGGCACACAGAAACTGGATGCGCCTAAAAAGATTATTCGTGTTAAAAAAGAGGTTAGTGTCAAAGAGGGTGACAAATATGTCAAGCTGATGCCTTCGCGCGACCTGAAATATGATTTTACGATCAAATTCAAGCATCCTGTCATTGACAAACAGAGCTTTGTGCTGAACTTTAACAAAGTAAACTACAAAAAAGAGATCTCCAGGGCACGTACCTTCGGCTTTTTGCATGAGATGCAGTACCTGCAGTCAAAAGGGCTCGCGCTGGGCGCAAGCCTGGACAACGCCATCGGTCTGGATGACAAAAAAGTAATGAACCCCGAAGGGTTGCGTTATACCGATGAATTCGTTCGTCACAAAATATTGGACGCCATCGGCGATATGTCTCTTCTTGGACTCAACTTTATCGGTTCGTATGAAGCCTTTGCCGGCAGCCACGATCTGAACCATAAGCTGACGTTGGCCCTATTAAAAGACCCTGAAAATTTTGAGGTGGTTGAACTCTCCGGCGAACAGGAGAAGGAGATGGCAAAAGCCTATGCATGATCTGGTTGTCATCGCACTTACCCCGCCATTGATCATTGGTGTCTATAAAGATAAAAAACTCATAGACACAATAAAAAGTGATGAAAGAAGTTCTGAGATCCTGCCCGAGATATTCAAGGAACTGCTCTCTAAATATGAGGTAGGTCATATCATCTATGCCAAAGGCCCGGGCAGTTTTATGGCCATCAAAGTGAGCTATATTTTTCTTCGCACACTCTGCATCGTCAAAAATATATCCCTTTTGGCTACAGATGCTTTTTACTTTAACAACAATGCCCCCATCAAAGCGGTTGGAAAGCTCTATTTTGTTAAAAATAGGGATACAATTGCGACTCAGAGCTTCAGCGAAGTGCCTGTCATGGAATTTGCTCTGCCCCAAGATTTAATATTAGAAGATTTTAGCGAAGAGACTGCGCCGTTTTACGGTATCGGTGCAGTAGGATAAGGACATATAGTGACGATAAGCGTACCGGCAACCAGTGCAAATTTAGGACCTGGATTTGACTCTTTAGGATTGGCTGTAAACCTGCGAAATCGTGTAGAGTTTAAACCTTCACGGTTTTTTAGTGTCAGCATCAAAGGTGAAGGGGAAGGTAACCCACGTCTTAAGGGCAATAACCTGTTTATCAGTATCTTTAATGACCACTATAAACGGCTGACAAGCAAACGCCAAAACTTTAAATTTACCTTTTATAATAACATTCCGCTTTCACGCGGACTTGGCAGTTCGTCTGCCGTTATTGTCGCGGCGATTGCAACTGCGCATGAAGCAGCAGGTGTACGCGTCTCAAAACGCCGTATCTTAAACCATGCGCTGGTCTATGAATCACACCCGGACAATATAACTCCTGCCGTAATGGGTGGTTTTAATGCGGCTACAGTGGAAAAACAGAAAGTCTTTTCGCAGAAGAAGCATCTGCCTGACTATATTAAGGCAGTGGTTGTTATTCCAAACAAGCCGATCTCAACGGCTAAGTCGAGAACAACGCTGCCGCGTTCGTATTCCAAAGAGAATGCTATTTTCAATCTGTCCCATACGGCGTTGACCGTCGCCGCATTTTTTAACGAAGACTGGGAGATGCTGCGTCTTGCGACTCAGGACCGTTTTCACCAAAAAATACGGATGAAGATGCTTCCCGAGCTTTTTGCGATACAGAAAACAGCGTATGAACAGGGTGCGCTGATGAGTACGCTTTCAGGCTCCGGTTCAACCTTTTTCTCTATGGTATATGATGAAGATGCTTCAAAATTACAGGATATCTTTACAAAACAATATCCGGAATACATGGTGAAGACATTGGATTTTGACAATAATGGAATCATTACCGAACGATAGTGCATCGGAATTTTGTAAGAGTCCCTATGTTGAAGGAAGATTAAGGTATAATGGCGCCCAAAGTAAATTATCCCCAACGAATGTGTGTCGTTTGCCGCGAACGTTTTGAACAAAAGGCATTGTTTCGCTTACAGTGCAAGGAACAGCAGCTAAGTTCTCACAGTGGGGTCGGACGGAGTTTTTATCTCTGTTCGACCTGCATAGATGATGAGAAAAAAGTCACGCGGGCTTTAGCCCGAATATGCAAGAGCGGGGATATAAAGTACCTGTCTACCCAATTAAAGGAGATCATCGCTGATGTCAGACAAAGTTAGAGTGCACGAGATTGCTAAAGAGCTCGGTATCAATTCAAAAGAGGTTGTTGAAAAAGCTGCAGAGATGGGCTTGGATGTAAAAACAGCCTCATCTACTGTTTCGATGAATGATGCAGAACAGATCATGAATTATATTATGAATGGTGCACCCGCTCCTACACCTGAGCAACCAAAAGTAACCGTTAAAAAAGCAGCGAAAACAGAGGAGCAGGCTCCTGCTGAAGAGAAACTTGCACAAGAAGAGAAAAAGCCTGCTGCCGAAGAGCAAGAAAAAGAACCCGTTATTGAAAGTCAGCCTGCAAAAAGTGCTGATAAAAAACCTGAACCGGCAGCCGAGACACCAAAGGCTGAAGCAAAAGAGACTGAGCCTGGGTCTGAAGGAGGACCGAAAGTGGTGGCGCCGATCAAACGTTCAGGTCTGAAGATCGTCAAAAAGAAAAAGCCGAAAATCGACACGAATACCGATGCGGCTACGGCTTCTGCAGCCGCTTTGAAACTTTCGTCGTACGGCAAGCTGGGTGAAGATGTTTTAAAAGAACTGGCAGAGAAAAAGTCGAAGAAAAAACAGAAAGGTGCACCGACAGGTAAGAAGTCGACGGGACAATCCCTCGATATTTTCGGTGGCAGCATGTCTGATGTTTCGATGGATTATGAGGAAGATGAGGTCGTTCTTCTTGACTTGAGCGAAGTCAACAAAGAAGAGCTGAAACCAGAAGAGCCTCGCAAACCACGTCAACCACGTCCTGCAGGTCGCAGCGGCGGTCAGAAAAAGCCGGGCGGAAACCGTCCTCGCCAGGTCTCACGCGGTAAACGGAAAAAGTATACCAAAGTGGTTGAAGATGAGGTCATTACACACGTAGAGATCCCTGAAGATATCCGTGTCTATGAGTTTGCAGAAGCACTCAACAAGAGCATGTCTGAAGTCATCAAGGTTCTGTTTGAACTTGGCATGATGGTCACGAAAAATGACTTCCTGAAAAAAGATGAGATCGAGATCCTTGCCGAAGAGTTCGGTGTTGAAGTAACGACGATCGACCCTAGAGATGCCTTCAACTATGAAGAGGAGTATGACGAAGCTGAGGTTCTTGAAGATGAGAACCTTGAAGAACGTCCACCGGTCATTACGATCATGGGTCACGTTGACCACGGTAAGACCTCACTTCTTGATGCGATCCGTAATACACGTGTTGCTACAGGCGAAGCCGGCGGGATCACGCAGCATATCGGTGCCTACTCTATTGAGAAAAACGGCAAACAGATCACCTTCCTGGATACTCCGGGTCACGCGGCGTTCTCTGCAATGCGTAAACGCGGTTCAGAAGTAACAGACATTATTATTATCGTTGTTGCTGCGGATGACGGTGTCAAGCCGCAAACAGAAGAGGCGATCAAACACGCTCAAGAAGCGGGTGTCCCTGTGATCGTTGCTGTTAATAAAATGGATAAAGAATCAGCGAATCCTGAACTGGTCAAAGGTCAGATGGCTGAGCGTGGCATGACACCGGTCGACTGGGGCGGGGATATTGAATTCGTTCCTGTCTCTGCAAAAACAGGCACCGGAATCGATGATCTGCTTGAAAATATCTTGTTGACAGCAGAAGTTCTTGAATTAAGAGCGAATCCGAATGCCAAAGCCAAGGCAGTCGTTGTTGAAAGCTCTGTTGAAAAAGGACGTGGTCCGGTTGCAACGGTTATCGTTCAAAACGGTACGCTGAAAGTTGGCGACAACGTAGTCTGCGGTAGCGCCTACGGTCGCGTCAAAGCGATGATAAACGATCAGAAAAAGATGGTTAAATCATTAGGCCTTTCTGACACGGCTGTCGTTGTCGGGCTTAACTCTGTACCACCATCCGGCGAAGTCATGATCGCAATGGACTCGGACAAAGAGACACGTGAACTGGCGCAGAAACGTGCTGAGTATGATCGTATGAAAGAGCTTTCCGCAAGTACCAAAACATCACTTGACGAGTTGACGGCACTGATTGCAGAGGGTAAACTGAAAACACTTAAAGTGGTTCTTAAAACAGATGTACACGGTTCTCTTGAAGCGATCAAGTCAAGCTTGAGTGAACTGCGTAATGAAGAGGTAAAAGTCGAGATTATCTCGTCAGGCGTCGGCGGTATCACCGAAAACGACGTTGAACTTGTTAACAACTCTGAGAACTGTGTATTGATCGGTTTCAATGTCCGTCCTACCGGTGCTGTCAAAGCTGTTGCCAAGCAGAAAGGTGTTGACATCAAGACCTATACCGTCATCTATCAACTGATCGACGATATTACCGGCATGCTGACAGGTATGATGGCACCGAAATATACGGAAGAGCATTCAGGGCAAGCCGAAGTACGCGATACTTTCAAGATTCCAAAAGGGATGGTTGCGGGTTGTATGGTCGTCGACGGCAAAATGGTCCGTGGCGAACTGGTCCGTGTTATCCGTGACGGTGTTATTATCCACGAAGGTAAGCTGGATTCTCTTAAACGCTTCAAAGATGACGTCAAAGAGGTCGGTAAAGGCCTTGAGTGTGGTGTCGTTCTTAGCGGCTACGAAGATGTCAAAGTCGGCGATGTGATCGAGACCTTTGTCAAAGTTGAGAAAAAAGTAGAACTTTGACACCGGCCGAGATTAAACTCAAACGCTATGACTCTATTCTAGGGGAGCTTATCCCCGAAGCGCTTTCCCAGCTGAGCGACGCGCGCCTTCGTGAACTTGATGTCATTGAGGTAAGATGTTCCAAAGGGCGCAGCGATGCCAAAGTCTATCTGGACCCGCATGACTATAGCGAGAAAGAGCGTAATGAATTTTTGCGCCAGCTTAAAAAAGCGCGCCCGATCATTGAGACCCACTGTATGAAAGACCAGGGATGGTTCCGCTGTCCGACACTTGCCTTTGAATTTGATGACCAACTGGAAAAAAGCAAAACGATAGAAGATCTCTTTAAACAGATCGCCAAGGAGAAACACGATGAGTCTTGAATCTGATATCAAAAGCATGGTTGAATCACTGGGACTTAGACTCTATGACATTACGACGGTAAGTGAGCATGAAGAGACGATCTACCGTGTTAATATATCTTCTCCTGAAGAGGGCGGTGTCAGTATGGATCAGGTCGTTCAGGTAACGAAGCTGATCTCGCCTCTTTTGGATGTGACACCACCGGTCCGCGGAGAGTACCGTCTTGAGGTCAGCTCTCCGGGAATCGAACGCAAGTTAAAAACGCTTAACCATTTCGAATGCTCGCTCGGCGAGAAGGTTAGAGTCCAGACGCTGGACAAAACAAAGCTCAAAGGTACGCTGAAAAGTGTAACAGACGGCGTGATCACTATCGAAAGCGAAGAGGGTGATGTGAGCGTAGATTTTAACGACATCGCCAAAGCATCAACCTATTTTGAGTGGTAAGCCGCGTGCAGCTTGCTCTCACACCTTTAAAACTACTTCTTCAAAAACCTAAAAACAGAGAAAGCTTATAATGTTGTTACACGGCCCGTCACCGATGCAGGTTGCTATCGATTCGGCCTGGGAATACCAAGGTCTTACTTTCCCCAATCCGGCCGTAGGATGCAGTGTCGTTGATGAACATGGCAAGATCATCGCGGTAGGCGTCCACGAAAAAGCCGGTGAGCCGCATGCCGAGGTGCACGCTCTGCAGATGGCCTACGCTGTTCTGCGTGATGACAGTACCGTTCTGGCGCTCTCATCGTCTGCCGAGATCCATGATTTTCTTATTAAAAACCATAATAATGTTTTTGTCGACTGTACGCTTTATGTGACATTGGAGCCGTGTGCGCATCACGGCAAAACACCTTCCTGCGCACGGCTCATAGAATCACTAGGGATCCGGAAAGTGGTGGTGGGTCATAAAGATCCCAATGCAGAAGCTGCAGGCGGCATCGAACTATTGCGGTATAGCGGTTGTGAAGTCACGATGGACGATGACTGTAAGAGCAGGGCAGCAGACCTGATCAGACCTTTTATAACATGGCAGCAGAAACCGTATGTTACGTTCAAATGGGCACAGCGGCTTGACGGAACGGTCGACGGCGGGACGATCTCGTCACATACGTCAAGAGTCCACGTCCATGCGATGCGCGATGTCAGCGATCTCATCGTTATCGGCGGTGAGACGGTCCGTACTGACAGACCGACGCTGGATGCGAGGTTGGTCGACGGCGGAGTGTGTGACGTACTGATCTATTCCCGCGAGAAAGAGTTTGACCAGAGCATTCCCCTCTTTAATATCGAGGGGCGTAAGGTGTATATCGACTCCTCGCTGGATCGCATCAAGGCCTATCGCAATATCCTTATCGAAGGCGGTCCAGCGATGTTTGAGGCGACGAAGGATGTGGTTGACAGCTACCTCTGTTTTGTCGCGCCAAAAAGCGGTGGTACAATACGGTTTACAAATACAAAAGACGATTTCAGAATACTCCATTCGCAGACAAGCGGTTCAGACTTGATGCTGTGGATGCAGCGAAATAAATAACAGAGAGAGAATAACAACAGAGATGGAAAAACAGACAAAAATCGTAGAGATGTTTAATGATATCGCCCCGACATACGACAAAGCGAACCGTGTTATGAGTATGGGCGTAGATCGCAGTTGGCGTAAAAAAGGGTGCGACAAAGCCTTTGGCTACTATGGTCAGAAAGAGATCGATCTGATCGTGGATGTCGCCTGCGGGACCGGCGATATGATGGACTACTGGAAACGTCAAGCCGAAAAGAACGCCATAAATGTTGAAAAGCTGTTAGGCGTTGACCCCTCAGAGGGTATGGTCGGTGTCGGCCGCCAGAAGTTCCCAGACTTTGACTTTGTCATCGCGCCGGCGACAGAGATCCCGCTCGAGGATGGCCAAGCGGACATGCTCTCCATCTCTTACGGCATCCGTAATGTCGTTGAACGCCAAAAAGGGCTCGAAGAGTTCAACCGTGTTCTGAAGCCGGGCGGCATGGTGGTGATCCTGGAGTTCATGAAAAACGAGCACCCGTCGTTGCTGGGTAAAATCCGCGACTTTTACATGAACAGGATCCTTCCGAAGGTGGGCGGGTTTATCTCCAAAAACCTTGAAGCCTATGAATACCTTCCCAATTCAATAGAGGGGTTTCTGACGGTTGCCAATATGCAGCGTGAACTTGAAGAAGCCGGTTTTGAGATTATGTACACCGAGAGTTTCTCGATGGATATCTCTACACTTATCATTGCCAGAAAAAAATAATTCTTTTCCCATGCAGCAAGCCATCACCGTATCGACACTCAACGAACAGATCAAAGGCCTCCTGGAGAGCACCTTTGTCCGTGTCTATGTCGAGGGTGAACTCTCCCGCATAACCCATCACAACAGCGGGCATATCTACTTTACCCTCAAAGATGCCGGTTCGGCCGTCAGCGGGGTGATGTTCCGCGGCAACGCTTCCAAACTGAAGTTTCGCCTCGAAGAGGGGCTCAAAGTGATCGTCGAAGGGGCGGTCACCGTCTATACACCGCGCGGCAGCTACCAGATCAACGCCTTTAATATCGAGCCCGCGGGTCACGGCGCCCTGGCTTTGGCCTTCGAGCAGCTCAAAGCGAAACTGAGCGCTCAGGGCTATTTCGATCCGGCCATCAAGAAAGCGATGCCAAAATTCCCCAAACGCATCGCTCTGGTCACGTCGGCGACGGGTGCGGCACTGCAGGATATGCAGCGCGTCGCTGCTCAGCGCTGGCCTTTGGCGCAGCTCTTTGTCTACGACACCATCGTCCAGGGAGAGTATGCCGCACCTTCGATCGTCAACGCGATCCAGGCGGCCGACAGTCAGGATTTCGACATCATCGTCGTAAGCCGCGGCGGCGGGAGCATGGAGGACCTTTGGGGCTTCAACGAAGAGATCGTCGCTAATGCCATCTTTCATGCCAGGACACCTGTCGTCTCTGCCGTCGGCCATGAGATCGACTGGCTGATCAGCGATTTTGTCGCCGACCTGCGTGCACCGACACCGAGTGCCGCGATGCAGATGATCTTGCCGGACCAGAACGAGCTGCTTCAGACGATCGACATCCTGGGCCAGCAGTTTACGCAGAGCCTTCAGCAGAAGCTTTACAGTGCCGGTGAAAAACTTTCCCACCTCAAAAACTCATATGAACGTCATTCGATAGAGCAGCGCATCAAGAACAGGCTTGAAGAGATCGCGCAGCTCAGCGCACGGTTTGATCAGAGCATCAACTTTGTCACCGAAAACGCTGCGCGCAAACTCGCCCCGGTCGCCGAAAATCTGGCGCGCCAGGCAAACAGCAACCTGATCCAAAACCGGAACAGACTATCCACACTGCTGCAGGCGCTGCAGGCGCAGGACCCCAAGCAGAAAAGCCGAAAAGGGTATGCCCAGATCGCCAAAGAAGGCAAAGTCATCGACCTGTCTGCGCTGGATATCGGTGACAGCTTTGAAGCGATGGATTCTTCGAGAAGCGTTACGGCTGTTGTAGAAAACATAACGAAGTTTTAAACCCCACTCCGGCTTTTATTCATTCCCTTTTAAAACGCTAATAGCGTAGTATGTTATCTGCACTGAACGATGCACTTTAACCTCGGACACTTCCCCTCTCTCACTGCAATTGAAATCCGATAAACGATTATTGCGTAATAGTATTGTTTCGCGGGTGTAACAATCGGGCAATGAAATTATCCCATGATTAC
Encoded proteins:
- a CDS encoding M23 family metallopeptidase, with the protein product MRKKRNFGSMMVTVALLAIIGGVVYLYNSAMFERDKPTIEIENSGYWNLRAPLKIKIDDASGLLSYKVTLLSGTETFVLSDEQFAAPQGTQLLEIETPKRAYALKSKEVKIMVEAKDASKWNFLAGNESSREITLKVDKKRPYVATIAASYRIMKGGSAVVIFKAEDDNMEEFYVESNFGKRFIAQPFYKEGYYVTLLAWPVTEDKPFAAYITAKDSAGNIGKVKVPVIPYNKSYKVSKINLSDSFLNGKVSELAYAYGVEDDADLISRFKFVNEEMRKNNEDVIHNITSKVSDTMISSFPLNKMYPLKNGQVVAQFGDHRIYSYQGEVISEAYHVGIDLASNAMSPIKTQNPAVVAYAEENGIYGNMPVLYHGLGLYTIYGHCSSMMVKEGDSLSSNSTVAKTGLSGYAMGDHLHFGVLVQGIEVRPQEWMDQDWIRKSITDPMRQARKLINQR
- the lpxC gene encoding UDP-3-O-acyl-N-acetylglucosamine deacetylase, with translation MTQTTIKKAVELVGIGLHKGSPVRLRLEPLEANSGIIFYRKDAGVSIPLKPENVVDTKMATVIGREGYFISTIEHLLSAVYAYGIDNLRVIVDADEVPVMDGSSASFCILLDEAGTQKLDAPKKIIRVKKEVSVKEGDKYVKLMPSRDLKYDFTIKFKHPVIDKQSFVLNFNKVNYKKEISRARTFGFLHEMQYLQSKGLALGASLDNAIGLDDKKVMNPEGLRYTDEFVRHKILDAIGDMSLLGLNFIGSYEAFAGSHDLNHKLTLALLKDPENFEVVELSGEQEKEMAKAYA
- the thrB gene encoding homoserine kinase produces the protein MTISVPATSANLGPGFDSLGLAVNLRNRVEFKPSRFFSVSIKGEGEGNPRLKGNNLFISIFNDHYKRLTSKRQNFKFTFYNNIPLSRGLGSSSAVIVAAIATAHEAAGVRVSKRRILNHALVYESHPDNITPAVMGGFNAATVEKQKVFSQKKHLPDYIKAVVVIPNKPISTAKSRTTLPRSYSKENAIFNLSHTALTVAAFFNEDWEMLRLATQDRFHQKIRMKMLPELFAIQKTAYEQGALMSTLSGSGSTFFSMVYDEDASKLQDIFTKQYPEYMVKTLDFDNNGIITER
- the infB gene encoding translation initiation factor IF-2; the protein is MSDKVRVHEIAKELGINSKEVVEKAAEMGLDVKTASSTVSMNDAEQIMNYIMNGAPAPTPEQPKVTVKKAAKTEEQAPAEEKLAQEEKKPAAEEQEKEPVIESQPAKSADKKPEPAAETPKAEAKETEPGSEGGPKVVAPIKRSGLKIVKKKKPKIDTNTDAATASAAALKLSSYGKLGEDVLKELAEKKSKKKQKGAPTGKKSTGQSLDIFGGSMSDVSMDYEEDEVVLLDLSEVNKEELKPEEPRKPRQPRPAGRSGGQKKPGGNRPRQVSRGKRKKYTKVVEDEVITHVEIPEDIRVYEFAEALNKSMSEVIKVLFELGMMVTKNDFLKKDEIEILAEEFGVEVTTIDPRDAFNYEEEYDEAEVLEDENLEERPPVITIMGHVDHGKTSLLDAIRNTRVATGEAGGITQHIGAYSIEKNGKQITFLDTPGHAAFSAMRKRGSEVTDIIIIVVAADDGVKPQTEEAIKHAQEAGVPVIVAVNKMDKESANPELVKGQMAERGMTPVDWGGDIEFVPVSAKTGTGIDDLLENILLTAEVLELRANPNAKAKAVVVESSVEKGRGPVATVIVQNGTLKVGDNVVCGSAYGRVKAMINDQKKMVKSLGLSDTAVVVGLNSVPPSGEVMIAMDSDKETRELAQKRAEYDRMKELSASTKTSLDELTALIAEGKLKTLKVVLKTDVHGSLEAIKSSLSELRNEEVKVEIISSGVGGITENDVELVNNSENCVLIGFNVRPTGAVKAVAKQKGVDIKTYTVIYQLIDDITGMLTGMMAPKYTEEHSGQAEVRDTFKIPKGMVAGCMVVDGKMVRGELVRVIRDGVIIHEGKLDSLKRFKDDVKEVGKGLECGVVLSGYEDVKVGDVIETFVKVEKKVEL
- the rbfA gene encoding 30S ribosome-binding factor RbfA, which gives rise to MTPAEIKLKRYDSILGELIPEALSQLSDARLRELDVIEVRCSKGRSDAKVYLDPHDYSEKERNEFLRQLKKARPIIETHCMKDQGWFRCPTLAFEFDDQLEKSKTIEDLFKQIAKEKHDES
- a CDS encoding ribosome maturation factor RimP, giving the protein MSLESDIKSMVESLGLRLYDITTVSEHEETIYRVNISSPEEGGVSMDQVVQVTKLISPLLDVTPPVRGEYRLEVSSPGIERKLKTLNHFECSLGEKVRVQTLDKTKLKGTLKSVTDGVITIESEEGDVSVDFNDIAKASTYFEW
- the ribD gene encoding bifunctional diaminohydroxyphosphoribosylaminopyrimidine deaminase/5-amino-6-(5-phosphoribosylamino)uracil reductase RibD, producing the protein MLLHGPSPMQVAIDSAWEYQGLTFPNPAVGCSVVDEHGKIIAVGVHEKAGEPHAEVHALQMAYAVLRDDSTVLALSSSAEIHDFLIKNHNNVFVDCTLYVTLEPCAHHGKTPSCARLIESLGIRKVVVGHKDPNAEAAGGIELLRYSGCEVTMDDDCKSRAADLIRPFITWQQKPYVTFKWAQRLDGTVDGGTISSHTSRVHVHAMRDVSDLIVIGGETVRTDRPTLDARLVDGGVCDVLIYSREKEFDQSIPLFNIEGRKVYIDSSLDRIKAYRNILIEGGPAMFEATKDVVDSYLCFVAPKSGGTIRFTNTKDDFRILHSQTSGSDLMLWMQRNK
- the ubiE gene encoding bifunctional demethylmenaquinone methyltransferase/2-methoxy-6-polyprenyl-1,4-benzoquinol methylase UbiE, translating into MEKQTKIVEMFNDIAPTYDKANRVMSMGVDRSWRKKGCDKAFGYYGQKEIDLIVDVACGTGDMMDYWKRQAEKNAINVEKLLGVDPSEGMVGVGRQKFPDFDFVIAPATEIPLEDGQADMLSISYGIRNVVERQKGLEEFNRVLKPGGMVVILEFMKNEHPSLLGKIRDFYMNRILPKVGGFISKNLEAYEYLPNSIEGFLTVANMQRELEEAGFEIMYTESFSMDISTLIIARKK
- the xseA gene encoding exodeoxyribonuclease VII large subunit, whose product is MQQAITVSTLNEQIKGLLESTFVRVYVEGELSRITHHNSGHIYFTLKDAGSAVSGVMFRGNASKLKFRLEEGLKVIVEGAVTVYTPRGSYQINAFNIEPAGHGALALAFEQLKAKLSAQGYFDPAIKKAMPKFPKRIALVTSATGAALQDMQRVAAQRWPLAQLFVYDTIVQGEYAAPSIVNAIQAADSQDFDIIVVSRGGGSMEDLWGFNEEIVANAIFHARTPVVSAVGHEIDWLISDFVADLRAPTPSAAMQMILPDQNELLQTIDILGQQFTQSLQQKLYSAGEKLSHLKNSYERHSIEQRIKNRLEEIAQLSARFDQSINFVTENAARKLAPVAENLARQANSNLIQNRNRLSTLLQALQAQDPKQKSRKGYAQIAKEGKVIDLSALDIGDSFEAMDSSRSVTAVVENITKF